One Methanohalophilus mahii DSM 5219 genomic window carries:
- a CDS encoding adenosylcobalamin-dependent ribonucleoside-diphosphate reductase, whose product MDKGNSTIESRLSANGKTLLEKRYLLRDAEGKVAEEPGELFARVAKTIARVDSRYGYDVEKTEDDFYQVMADLEFLPNSPTLMNAGTELGQLSACFVLPVEDSLKSIFKSLQDMSLIHQSGGGTGFSFSNLRPKGDIVGSTNGVASGPLSFMTIFDKATDVIKQGGRRRGANMGVLRVDHPDIIEFIRAKEDEELLRNFNLSVGVTDEFMEAVSQDRDYALINPRTGKIEKRLKAKDVFDRIVTCACRTGDPGLLFLDEINRRHPLSTIGTIESTNPCGEVPLLPYESCNLGSINLAQMVKEGAIDWEKLKQTVHTGVHFLDNVIDANKYPLPQIGQRTKQNRKIGLGVMGFAAMLARLGIPYDCREGIATAEKVMKFTQDESVQKSVELGEQRGSFPNFHRSALARDYPAMRNATVNTVAPTGSLSIIANTTSGIEPMFALTYRRNVMGTRLTEIDPVFEEIARKHGFYSSQLMEEIAGTGSLQTSPNIPEQTRRIFATALEIQPRWHVRMQAAFQKHVDNAVAKTVNLPHEATVEDFREVYMLAYRLKCKGIAAYRYGSKAEQVLEIGNAGDKKAGSTGTVKACTKNGCE is encoded by the coding sequence ATGGATAAAGGCAATAGCACGATCGAATCCAGATTGTCCGCCAACGGGAAAACGTTGCTGGAAAAACGCTATCTTTTAAGGGATGCAGAAGGGAAAGTCGCAGAAGAGCCCGGTGAGTTATTCGCCAGAGTTGCAAAGACTATTGCCAGAGTTGACAGCAGATACGGATACGATGTAGAAAAAACTGAAGATGATTTTTACCAGGTAATGGCAGACCTGGAATTTCTTCCCAATTCCCCCACCCTCATGAATGCGGGCACCGAGCTGGGGCAATTGAGTGCGTGTTTTGTTTTGCCTGTGGAAGATTCCCTGAAAAGTATTTTCAAATCCCTGCAGGATATGAGCCTCATCCACCAATCCGGCGGTGGCACAGGATTCTCCTTTTCAAACCTGCGCCCCAAAGGAGATATCGTGGGCTCCACAAATGGCGTAGCTTCAGGACCCCTTTCCTTTATGACCATCTTTGATAAGGCAACGGATGTGATCAAGCAGGGTGGCAGACGCAGGGGAGCCAATATGGGTGTGCTCAGGGTGGACCATCCGGATATCATTGAGTTTATCAGGGCCAAGGAAGATGAGGAACTGCTGCGCAATTTCAATCTCTCGGTGGGTGTTACAGATGAATTTATGGAGGCTGTCAGCCAGGACAGGGATTATGCACTCATAAATCCCCGAACCGGTAAAATTGAGAAGAGATTAAAAGCAAAGGATGTTTTTGATCGGATAGTGACCTGTGCCTGCCGGACAGGAGATCCCGGCCTGCTTTTTCTGGATGAGATAAACCGCAGGCATCCCCTGAGTACAATCGGCACTATCGAGAGTACAAATCCCTGCGGAGAGGTACCACTTTTACCCTATGAATCATGCAACCTGGGCTCGATCAACCTTGCGCAAATGGTAAAGGAGGGGGCTATCGACTGGGAGAAGTTGAAACAAACTGTCCATACAGGAGTGCATTTCCTGGATAATGTGATCGATGCCAACAAATACCCTCTCCCGCAGATCGGGCAGAGGACAAAACAAAACCGCAAGATCGGCCTGGGTGTTATGGGATTTGCCGCTATGCTGGCACGCCTGGGGATTCCTTACGATTGCCGGGAAGGAATCGCGACAGCGGAAAAAGTAATGAAGTTCACCCAGGACGAATCTGTGCAAAAATCTGTGGAACTCGGTGAGCAGCGGGGCAGTTTCCCGAACTTCCACAGGAGTGCTCTTGCAAGGGATTATCCGGCAATGCGCAATGCAACGGTGAATACCGTGGCCCCCACAGGCAGCCTGAGCATAATTGCAAATACCACTTCAGGAATTGAACCGATGTTCGCCCTGACCTACAGGCGCAATGTGATGGGAACACGGCTGACAGAGATCGATCCTGTTTTTGAGGAGATCGCAAGGAAACACGGATTCTACAGCAGCCAGCTGATGGAGGAAATCGCAGGTACTGGTTCCCTGCAAACCAGCCCGAACATACCGGAACAGACCAGACGAATCTTTGCCACCGCACTGGAAATCCAGCCCCGATGGCATGTGAGGATGCAGGCGGCTTTCCAGAAGCATGTGGATAATGCCGTTGCCAAGACCGTGAACCTGCCCCATGAGGCTACCGTAGAGGATTTCCGGGAGGTGTATATGCTGGCCTACCGGTTGAAGTGCAAGGGAATCGCTGCTTACCGTTATGGAAGCAAAGCTGAACAGGTGCTGGAGATCGGCAATGCCGGTGACAAAAAGGCTGGCAGCACCGGCACAGTAAAAGCCTGCACGAAAAACGGGTGTGAGTGA
- a CDS encoding beta strand repeat-containing protein — translation MQTNRDTNIRPFLLVVLIFLISAIVVMPTGCLDNGTDDEDIIPETEPESATDMTETVDSGDFTVPGGTYGDVTIDGDTDGLITLGSDVVIEGDLTVNTPHATVDNHAQVDGTINIDAVAPNTWNQYGDANQINVNAENATVNLISGTINQEVTVTQRATIVASENASIPSITITAGAEGSHIGGTYGGDLNINGDTDGLITLGSDVVIEGDLTVNTPHATVDNHAQVDGTINIDAVAPNTWNQYGDANQINANAENATVNLISGTINQEVTVTQRATVVASENASIPSITITAGAEGSHVSSEVEVDVNNDGVEITVEGLVNASDKGKASEALETIKAKPGLGSSGGSSDSSTPDDTPDDLNIKVESGDETIASGTYADGSITGESDGTLTIEDVIFEGNLDIDMKNITTVDINDDVTIEGDLTVNTPNATVNNEATVDGDIDIDAVSTNTWNQNGGSANNINVNAEGATVNLNNTNVPSVTINVRSNLVSSGSTGTSVSVTDGADGAHIESDRPNVTVSTSVNISVAGSINASDVDGEGTVDSRTARGNLELNETLVSNDELSSLKITYTLGENLSNGNVNISIPGDIYVHSAENYSINVDDGNVSFGSGVFNISNVANGTETIELSLSNLTEVTGNHVFSFSANATKAEEGTSIDATSVLMVVDTPESFEFDIRQGSIQFELSEINNSANEPVDLSKLEIDGDNSKITFLNTSDDELTTFNFSMLGIDEPKQPRNFTVEDMILEDRAVDGGTAYEAFIDGFLKDKIDKNFTGQLSGTYDGLEFSIEPSDHMEFTNMEAINTSVDVGIGKFVTETHIDTDEEEIPGEEVILFAKGDTITEKLEGMFSAEGNLSVNISIASTSNPSVIALNGFANDTGSSDVVFNVSKGTQNLTTENLTVRIHDPLDLKAHYAVVGMVGEESPVAEPLAYSFDSNTLTATYNQSNLKDYRDSINNETGADLDILGGVRDDFARYFKSLNNAAGVSTIQYNETDYTWNESKGHFEETGDLSTLVSAAVEDAESEIIGADGDYSDFEFSPYNFTIDGEELTVNLESSDEDDWESILELFEKETASISDADVKIEEGSIVFNYTFFNESGEPISYSAATGSPYDLNITDSTVMLYNDTNDSAKTDNISLQDIGEFGDDGKVTYQNLTEVGNAFNVSFSEWEGAPTHIVLNLAGGDDEYSYSSNIEVEFDTGDKEVFESLLTTVEDQNISDANVSIEEGSIVFNYTFFNESGEPISYSDATGSPYDLNTTASTVMLYNDTNGSDETDKISLQDIGEFEGDGNITYQNLTEVGNAFNASFSEWQGAPTHIVLNLTGGHGEQAWDLDKEVEFDTGDKEVFESLIEYP, via the coding sequence ATGCAAACAAATCGTGATACGAATATTAGGCCATTTTTATTGGTTGTTTTGATTTTCCTAATCTCAGCAATCGTAGTGATGCCAACAGGTTGTTTAGATAATGGTACAGATGATGAAGATATAATTCCGGAGACTGAACCTGAGTCCGCAACTGACATGACAGAGACAGTTGATTCAGGTGATTTTACAGTGCCGGGTGGTACATATGGTGATGTGACCATTGATGGGGATACTGACGGTCTCATTACATTAGGTTCTGATGTTGTCATTGAGGGAGACCTTACTGTCAATACACCACATGCAACCGTGGATAATCATGCACAGGTTGATGGTACAATAAACATCGATGCAGTTGCACCTAATACATGGAACCAGTATGGTGATGCAAACCAGATCAATGTCAATGCAGAAAATGCAACTGTCAATCTGATATCTGGAACTATTAACCAGGAGGTTACTGTTACACAAAGGGCTACTATAGTAGCTTCAGAGAATGCTAGCATCCCGTCAATTACGATAACAGCTGGTGCTGAAGGCTCTCATATAGGTGGTACTTATGGCGGCGATTTGAACATTAACGGGGATACTGACGGTCTCATTACATTAGGTTCTGATGTTGTCATTGAGGGAGACCTTACTGTCAATACACCACATGCAACCGTGGATAATCATGCACAGGTTGATGGTACAATAAACATCGATGCAGTTGCACCTAATACATGGAACCAGTATGGTGATGCAAACCAGATCAATGCCAATGCAGAAAATGCAACTGTCAATCTGATATCTGGAACTATTAACCAGGAAGTTACTGTTACACAAAGGGCTACTGTAGTAGCTTCAGAGAATGCCAGCATCCCGTCAATTACGATAACAGCTGGTGCTGAAGGCTCTCATGTAAGCAGTGAAGTTGAAGTCGATGTAAATAATGACGGTGTAGAAATCACTGTAGAAGGCCTGGTGAATGCCAGTGACAAGGGTAAGGCCAGTGAAGCTTTAGAAACAATAAAAGCAAAACCAGGACTTGGTAGTAGTGGTGGTAGTAGTGACAGTTCAACTCCAGATGACACTCCCGACGATTTAAACATCAAAGTTGAATCAGGGGATGAAACGATTGCATCAGGAACATATGCTGATGGTAGTATTACAGGTGAATCTGATGGTACACTCACCATAGAAGATGTAATTTTTGAAGGTAACCTCGATATAGACATGAAAAATATTACAACCGTGGATATTAATGATGATGTTACCATTGAAGGTGATCTTACTGTAAATACTCCAAATGCTACTGTAAATAATGAGGCAACAGTAGACGGGGATATTGATATTGATGCTGTTTCAACGAACACATGGAATCAGAATGGTGGAAGTGCAAACAATATCAATGTGAATGCAGAAGGTGCAACTGTCAATTTGAACAATACTAATGTACCAAGTGTTACAATTAATGTAAGATCTAACTTGGTATCTTCTGGTTCAACAGGGACTTCCGTTTCTGTAACTGACGGTGCTGATGGGGCACATATAGAAAGTGATAGACCAAATGTAACTGTAAGCACTTCTGTAAATATAAGTGTGGCTGGATCCATTAATGCAAGTGACGTGGACGGTGAAGGAACAGTAGATTCTAGAACTGCACGTGGCAATCTTGAATTGAATGAAACATTAGTTAGCAATGATGAACTGAGTAGTTTGAAGATCACTTATACTTTGGGTGAGAATTTAAGCAACGGTAATGTAAACATTTCTATTCCAGGCGATATATATGTGCACAGCGCTGAGAATTATTCAATAAACGTGGATGATGGCAATGTTTCATTTGGTAGTGGTGTGTTTAATATAAGTAACGTTGCTAATGGAACCGAAACCATCGAGTTGAGTTTATCTAACTTAACCGAAGTTACAGGCAACCATGTATTCAGTTTCAGTGCAAACGCCACAAAAGCTGAAGAAGGAACTAGTATTGATGCAACTTCAGTATTAATGGTTGTTGATACTCCTGAATCATTTGAATTTGATATTCGCCAAGGTTCCATCCAGTTTGAACTAAGTGAAATCAATAATAGTGCAAATGAACCTGTTGATCTCAGTAAGTTAGAGATTGATGGAGACAATTCAAAAATTACTTTCTTGAATACTTCAGACGATGAATTGACAACATTCAATTTTAGCATGTTAGGTATCGATGAACCTAAACAACCAAGGAATTTCACTGTGGAAGATATGATATTGGAAGATAGGGCAGTAGATGGTGGTACAGCGTATGAAGCTTTCATTGATGGATTTTTGAAAGATAAAATTGATAAGAATTTTACTGGCCAACTTTCTGGAACATATGATGGACTTGAGTTCTCTATTGAACCATCTGATCATATGGAATTCACCAATATGGAAGCAATTAATACGTCTGTAGATGTGGGTATTGGTAAATTTGTCACTGAAACGCATATTGATACTGATGAAGAGGAAATACCTGGGGAAGAAGTTATACTCTTTGCAAAAGGTGATACTATAACTGAGAAATTGGAAGGTATGTTCTCTGCTGAAGGAAATTTGAGTGTAAACATCTCTATCGCTTCTACCAGTAATCCATCTGTAATAGCCCTAAATGGATTTGCTAATGATACAGGCTCTTCAGATGTAGTCTTTAATGTATCAAAAGGTACACAAAATCTAACGACAGAAAATCTTACGGTTAGAATTCATGATCCTTTGGACCTTAAAGCTCACTATGCCGTTGTTGGGATGGTAGGTGAAGAATCTCCAGTAGCTGAACCATTGGCATATTCTTTTGATAGCAATACTCTTACAGCCACCTATAATCAGTCGAATTTAAAGGACTACCGCGATTCTATAAACAATGAAACCGGCGCAGACCTCGATATTCTTGGAGGAGTCAGGGATGACTTTGCCAGATACTTCAAGTCATTGAATAATGCAGCAGGTGTAAGTACCATCCAGTACAATGAGACTGATTATACATGGAATGAGAGTAAGGGTCATTTTGAAGAAACCGGGGATCTTAGCACTCTTGTAAGTGCAGCTGTAGAGGATGCTGAATCTGAAATTATTGGTGCTGACGGAGATTATAGTGACTTTGAGTTTAGTCCATATAATTTCACTATAGATGGTGAAGAACTAACTGTTAACCTGGAGTCCAGTGATGAGGATGACTGGGAAAGCATTCTGGAGCTCTTCGAAAAAGAGACTGCAAGCATATCAGATGCCGATGTAAAGATTGAAGAAGGCAGTATTGTATTTAACTATACGTTCTTCAATGAGTCTGGAGAACCAATCTCGTATTCTGCTGCAACTGGATCGCCGTATGATCTCAACATTACGGATTCGACTGTAATGCTTTACAACGACACTAATGATTCAGCTAAAACAGATAACATCTCTCTCCAAGATATTGGTGAATTCGGAGATGACGGAAAAGTAACTTACCAAAACCTAACCGAAGTTGGAAATGCATTCAATGTCAGTTTCAGTGAATGGGAAGGAGCACCAACTCATATAGTGCTGAATCTGGCCGGCGGGGATGATGAGTATTCATACTCTTCCAACATTGAGGTAGAGTTCGATACGGGAGATAAGGAAGTGTTTGAAAGCCTCTTGACTACTGTAGAAGATCAAAACATCTCAGATGCCAACGTAAGCATTGAAGAAGGCAGTATTGTATTTAACTATACGTTCTTCAATGAATCTGGAGAACCAATCTCATATTCTGATGCAACTGGATCGCCATATGATCTCAACACTACGGCTTCGACTGTAATGCTTTACAACGATACGAATGGTTCAGATGAAACAGATAAAATCTCTCTTCAAGATATTGGTGAATTCGAAGGTGACGGAAACATAACTTACCAAAACCTAACTGAAGTTGGAAATGCATTCAATGCCAGTTTCAGTGAATGGCAAGGAGCACCAACTCATATAGTGCTGAACCTGACCGGTGGACATGGAGAGCAAGCATGGGATCTCGATAAGGAGGTAGAGTTCGATACGGGAGATAAGGAAGTGTTTGAAAGCCTGATTGAATACCCTTAA
- a CDS encoding DUF61 family protein, giving the protein MTGRLPDSDNPVFARWMKGEMSRINRAIVAQRKTLAQLLEEEVPQSRTRVERRYVFDKQVIRMLGDKLPAELRDRLKLPILFFFDFRVEDSCFLNDRHALEALQMLSELGHMYRMRQGKVWVGKSMAYSIMRKYPTAIQITMG; this is encoded by the coding sequence ATGACAGGAAGATTGCCCGACTCGGATAACCCGGTGTTTGCCCGCTGGATGAAAGGGGAAATGAGCAGGATCAACAGGGCGATAGTGGCACAGAGAAAGACACTGGCCCAGTTGCTTGAAGAAGAGGTGCCACAATCCAGAACCCGGGTGGAGAGAAGGTACGTATTCGACAAGCAGGTTATCAGGATGCTGGGAGATAAACTGCCTGCAGAATTGCGTGACAGACTGAAACTTCCCATCCTCTTTTTCTTTGATTTCCGTGTGGAAGACAGTTGTTTCCTTAATGACAGACATGCTCTTGAGGCACTGCAAATGCTCTCAGAATTGGGACATATGTACCGTATGCGTCAGGGCAAGGTATGGGTTGGCAAAAGTATGGCCTACTCGATCATGCGCAAATACCCGACTGCCATACAGATCACAATGGGCTGA
- a CDS encoding OBG GTPase family GTP-binding protein, which translates to MSVEDDIANIEKEIRDTPYNKATSHHVGKLKAKIARLREELQKKASAKSGGEGYGVRKSGNATVTLVGFPSVGKSTLLNRLTGANSEIGAYEFTTLDVIPGVMEHKGAAIQILDVPGLVRGAASGRGRGKEVIAVVRNSDLVVFMLDVFQTEHFEVLKKELYDAGIRLGQRPPDVVIKRKDRGGITVSSTLDLDLSEDLIKAILDDYKINNAHVLIRDDIDVDQLIDVVMGNRVYIPDVTVINKVDLADESILPKVREKFPDSLLISANKGTHLEEVKDMIFNSLDFIRIYLKPQGEAADMEEPLIIRKRSTVGDVCDHLHRDFRDKFRYAQVWGESAKHPGQRAGLDHVLEDEDILTVIIQT; encoded by the coding sequence ATGAGCGTCGAGGACGATATTGCCAATATTGAAAAAGAGATTCGAGACACTCCTTATAACAAAGCAACATCTCATCATGTAGGTAAACTGAAGGCCAAGATTGCCCGGTTGCGTGAGGAACTCCAGAAGAAAGCTTCTGCCAAATCCGGCGGTGAAGGTTATGGAGTACGTAAATCAGGAAATGCTACGGTTACACTGGTAGGTTTTCCTTCAGTTGGTAAATCCACTCTTCTGAACCGGCTTACCGGGGCAAATTCCGAAATCGGTGCTTATGAATTCACAACCCTGGATGTTATTCCCGGTGTAATGGAACACAAAGGTGCAGCCATACAGATTCTGGATGTACCGGGTCTTGTCAGGGGTGCGGCCAGCGGACGTGGCCGGGGTAAGGAAGTTATCGCAGTTGTGCGTAACAGTGACCTGGTAGTTTTCATGCTTGACGTTTTCCAGACAGAACACTTCGAGGTTCTGAAAAAGGAGCTTTATGATGCCGGTATCCGGCTGGGCCAGCGTCCGCCTGATGTCGTGATCAAGAGGAAAGATCGCGGTGGGATCACTGTGAGCAGCACCCTTGACCTTGATCTTTCGGAGGACCTTATCAAAGCAATCCTGGATGATTATAAGATAAACAATGCCCATGTGCTTATCAGGGATGATATAGATGTGGACCAGCTGATCGATGTGGTAATGGGCAACCGTGTCTATATTCCCGATGTGACTGTCATCAATAAGGTGGACCTGGCGGACGAAAGCATCCTGCCTAAAGTAAGGGAGAAGTTCCCGGATTCCCTGCTGATCTCTGCCAATAAGGGCACTCATCTGGAAGAGGTAAAGGACATGATCTTCAATTCCCTGGATTTCATACGGATATACCTCAAACCCCAGGGCGAGGCTGCGGATATGGAGGAGCCGCTTATTATCCGTAAAAGAAGCACGGTGGGAGATGTATGTGATCACCTGCATCGCGATTTCCGGGATAAGTTCAGGTATGCCCAGGTATGGGGTGAATCGGCCAAACACCCGGGCCAGCGTGCAGGGCTGGACCATGTGCTTGAGGATGAGGATATCTTGACTGTAATTATACAGACGTGA
- a CDS encoding ABC transporter ATP-binding protein → MTGNIRVDIKKRYSGQEDAPDFNLDVNFTASNELVVLFGRSGSGKTTTLRCIAGLGKPDEGFIEVNGKVYFDSESKKNLSPQDRRPGYVFQNYALFPHMSVAKNITYGLKGKSDAAKKQRLHEMLDLLHITGLQDQYPSRLSGGQKQRVALARALAPNPDILLLDEPFSALDMVVRMRLRERIHSIQETLDIPVLFITHNPVEAFTLADKVVVLHEGSVQQEGRPEDVFYNPCNRHVAELVGVSNIFDADTAGKAENGFVLDAGSITITTTMDVEEGSRYSWGVRPENVHLHPGGEDISGCNVFSTIVRSVVNRGASRVVAVDIPGGGSVLLSEMDNRTFGKLDIGLGSQCLVEIDPRDVLVFAR, encoded by the coding sequence ATGACTGGTAATATTCGGGTTGATATAAAAAAGCGATATTCAGGCCAGGAGGATGCACCGGATTTTAATCTGGATGTTAATTTTACTGCTTCAAACGAACTGGTTGTCCTTTTTGGGCGTTCGGGGTCAGGGAAAACCACAACCCTGAGATGTATTGCAGGGCTGGGGAAACCTGATGAGGGTTTTATTGAAGTTAACGGGAAGGTATACTTTGACAGTGAGTCAAAAAAGAACCTATCTCCCCAGGACCGCAGGCCAGGTTATGTTTTCCAGAATTATGCCCTTTTTCCGCATATGAGCGTGGCCAAAAACATCACTTACGGGTTAAAAGGCAAATCGGATGCTGCAAAAAAGCAAAGGTTGCATGAGATGCTGGATCTTCTGCACATAACGGGCCTGCAGGACCAGTATCCTTCCCGGCTTTCGGGAGGCCAGAAACAGCGAGTTGCCCTGGCCCGTGCCCTGGCTCCCAATCCTGACATACTACTTCTGGATGAACCTTTTTCAGCACTTGATATGGTGGTCCGGATGCGCCTGAGGGAGAGGATACACAGTATCCAGGAGACACTGGATATCCCTGTGTTGTTCATCACTCACAATCCGGTTGAAGCCTTCACGCTGGCCGACAAAGTAGTGGTATTGCATGAGGGCTCGGTGCAGCAGGAGGGCAGGCCAGAGGACGTTTTCTACAATCCTTGCAACAGGCATGTGGCAGAACTTGTGGGTGTATCGAATATTTTCGATGCCGATACTGCAGGTAAGGCTGAGAATGGCTTTGTTCTGGATGCTGGTTCTATCACAATTACCACCACAATGGATGTTGAAGAGGGTAGCAGGTATTCCTGGGGTGTCAGGCCGGAGAATGTCCATCTTCATCCTGGCGGGGAAGATATTAGCGGCTGCAATGTTTTTTCCACGATTGTGCGCAGTGTTGTCAACAGGGGGGCAAGCAGGGTTGTGGCTGTGGATATTCCGGGTGGCGGATCAGTGCTGCTGTCGGAAATGGATAACCGCACCTTCGGGAAACTGGATATCGGACTAGGTTCGCAATGCCTGGTAGAAATCGATCCCCGGGATGTACTTGTTTTTGCCCGGTAG
- the modB gene encoding molybdate ABC transporter permease subunit, translating into MLEQAIYPLYITLKIATISTILVVLVGLLISYLLARRDFTGKNLVDILVTLPLVLPPTVTGYLLVILLGKNGVLGQPLFEMTGIGILFTWQAAVIAAFVVSLPLMVKTTSAAIGSVDRELEYVAYTLGHSELETALFVTLPLAKKGIIAGLVLSFARAVGEFGATLMVAGNIPGKTNTMSLSIYTAFQSGNDSLANILVVILVIMSLVSMAATAKLVNRWKV; encoded by the coding sequence GTGCTTGAGCAGGCCATTTATCCTCTGTATATAACCCTGAAGATAGCCACTATCTCAACGATACTTGTGGTCCTGGTGGGCCTGCTCATTTCATACCTGCTGGCACGCCGCGATTTTACGGGCAAAAACCTTGTGGATATTCTGGTAACCCTGCCCCTTGTGTTGCCCCCAACGGTAACCGGTTACTTGCTTGTCATATTACTCGGGAAGAATGGTGTGCTGGGTCAACCGCTTTTTGAAATGACGGGGATTGGTATTCTTTTCACATGGCAGGCAGCCGTTATCGCTGCTTTTGTGGTATCCCTGCCATTGATGGTTAAAACTACATCCGCCGCGATAGGAAGTGTGGATCGGGAACTGGAATATGTGGCTTATACGCTGGGTCACAGCGAGCTGGAAACTGCCCTTTTTGTGACCCTGCCCCTTGCAAAGAAAGGAATTATAGCAGGGCTGGTGTTGAGTTTTGCAAGGGCTGTGGGGGAATTCGGTGCAACCCTTATGGTGGCGGGTAACATTCCGGGAAAAACAAATACCATGTCACTTTCTATTTACACTGCCTTCCAGTCAGGCAATGACAGTCTTGCCAATATTCTTGTTGTAATCCTTGTAATAATGTCGCTTGTTTCCATGGCTGCAACGGCAAAACTTGTTAACCGGTGGAAGGTGTGA
- the modA gene encoding molybdate ABC transporter substrate-binding protein, which yields MKRNNQIILLVATIAFLAVVGAYLANSTASSVQEADRDEITVSAAASLTQSYREIVKQFEAANPDIDVNLNLASSGSLRMQIEGGAPIDVFASASRKHMDILDTKGMIDTDSRRDFARNCLVMIVPAGINQIENIEDLDSEGITKIALGNPETAPVGLYAKQGLEEAGLWKAIEGKTIFAENVKQVLVYVERGEVDAGFVYMTDAQTSESNKIRIVGEVPVNADISYPVAILTDSEDKKASRKFIDFVTGPEGKRTLEEYGFKVE from the coding sequence ATGAAAAGAAATAATCAAATTATTCTTCTGGTAGCAACAATAGCATTCTTAGCTGTGGTCGGTGCCTATCTGGCCAATTCCACTGCATCATCTGTACAGGAGGCTGACCGTGACGAAATCACGGTATCTGCTGCTGCCAGTTTGACGCAAAGCTACCGTGAGATCGTAAAACAGTTCGAGGCTGCTAATCCTGATATTGATGTCAATCTCAATCTTGCAAGTTCAGGTTCCCTGAGGATGCAGATTGAGGGGGGTGCACCTATTGATGTTTTTGCTTCAGCCTCCCGGAAACACATGGATATTCTGGATACGAAGGGTATGATAGATACCGATTCAAGACGGGATTTTGCCCGTAATTGTCTTGTTATGATAGTGCCCGCAGGTATAAACCAGATCGAGAATATTGAGGATCTGGACTCTGAGGGAATCACAAAGATCGCCCTGGGTAATCCCGAAACTGCGCCCGTAGGACTTTATGCAAAACAGGGGCTTGAAGAGGCAGGGCTCTGGAAGGCGATTGAAGGCAAGACGATATTTGCGGAAAATGTGAAACAGGTCCTTGTTTATGTGGAACGCGGGGAAGTGGATGCAGGATTTGTATACATGACCGATGCACAAACTTCTGAGAGCAACAAAATAAGGATTGTAGGAGAGGTGCCGGTAAATGCCGATATAAGTTATCCGGTGGCAATCCTGACAGATTCTGAGGACAAGAAAGCATCCCGGAAATTCATTGATTTTGTAACAGGGCCAGAGGGTAAGCGTACTCTGGAAGAATATGGATTTAAGGTAGAGTGA